The proteins below are encoded in one region of Anguilla anguilla isolate fAngAng1 chromosome 3, fAngAng1.pri, whole genome shotgun sequence:
- the pikfyve gene encoding 1-phosphatidylinositol 3-phosphate 5-kinase isoform X5, with protein sequence MAADDKSSSSSSSTLEWSAEPPPLPRSPSHLTHFKPLTPEQDEPPLRSAYSSFVSLFRFSKDEGRPPSVAEKAEVPVASPQREGGSWSSPAHALHVSATHRKQHPPELLRRTSTASEGRRKSEAPLGSHDPRTAVQLRTALKRLKEIMEGKSQDSDLKQYWMPDSQCKECYDCNEKFTTFRRRHHCRLCGQIFCSRCCSQEIPGKFMGYTGDLRACTYCRKIALSYAHSADSGSIGEDLSALSDSPCSVCVLEPSEPRTPVGGRKASRNIFLEEDLAWQRKTPIGMRKNLIHQESQGSGISSRLTAVPEDVGKSPARKRSASITNLSLDRSGSSIVPSYDSSVSPQTSRALPKADHNEEERKILLDSSQLKDLWKKICHNSTGMEFQDHRYWLRTYPNCIVGKELVIWLLRNGTISTRPQAVAIGQALVDGRWLDCVTHHDQIFRDEYALYRPLQSTEFSETPSPDSDSVNSLEGHSEPSWFKDIKFDDSDPEQLADEYPMPNSASPSKRTSVSSFQSAVDSDSAASINLNVEQDNVNFHIKKHSKYPHVPPHPAEQKAELLVTEDGGQQIAISDAFIKESLFNRRVEEKAKEMLFTPLGWHHSSLDQLREENGEKKAMERLLSANHSHMMALLQQLLYSESLSLSWRDIIVPVVRQVVQTVRPDVRSCDDDMDIRQFVHIKKIPGGKKFDSAVVNGFVCTKNIAHKKMNSYIKNPKILLLKCSIEYLYREETKFTCIDPIVLQEREFLKNYVQRIADVRPNLVLVEKTVSRIAQDMLLEHGITLVINVKPQVLDRVSRMTQGDLVMSMDQLLTKPRLGTCHKFCLHSFQLANNEAKTLMFFEGCPAHLGCTVKLRGAAEYELARVKEIIVLMICVAYHSQLEISFLMDEFAMPPSLAKTGSFPCLLESATGEEEEEEEEDEEDGGERGSMDGSDPFQSGDGGAGLLEQDGPPGKPAAGAGAESSPRDGGSPKGMAAGSASSFTGPEGAGPDVLTSTPVSCPPAPPPPVSPPFLIPDLEAEAGAMAGAMAEGAGPKRALSRGDSRDSSGSETPPPPPAPRLFRDPLQDDTGMFVAEQVASSDDRLKSLSAAFRQELKDIILCISPFITFKEPFLLTPAGLRCPSRDYFPEQVYLSPLLSKDFRELDGRRKRQLLKEAGPPPGGVANGVAAATAAPAPRSIRVLPSHRLTSMRIAEQLGGSQDLARTLADFRAQGGRIRARDADPFAQAPAPAREAPPPRAPPVKADSEEERGPPQSDMTWATKMDCLNPINHQRLCVLFSSSSAQSNNSPNPCVSPWIVTMEFYGKNDLTLGIFLERYCFRPSYQCPSMFCETPMVHHIRRFVHGNGCVQIVLKELDSPVPGYQHTILNYSWCRICKQVTPVVPLSNDSWSMSFAKYLELRFYGHQYTRRANAEPCGHSIHKDYHQYFSYNQMVASFSYTSVRMLEICLPPQKIFIRNQGPSKNSLLQDLKDFTQKVTQVYLAIDDRLTSLKTETFSKTREEKMEDLFAQKDMEEVELRSWIEKLQARLLSCGLDTPQQLQAVLESVVMKKQSLCETLQSWNTRLQDLFQQEKGRKRLSVPPSPGRHRQTDDSKTSALESSPRNPSPVVQNGEKEDRYLSTLPSGSGSSSLLQLPSPGEAGSEPLSCGPSFPEQDSISIPEDVFDGHLLGSNDSQVKEKSTMKAILANLLPGNSYNPIPFPFDPDKHYLMYEHERVPIAVCEREPSSIIAFALSCKEYKAALEDLSKVTVKTGAEETAQTNSAGENRVKNSPAKPSEAATPLAGRTSMEADPLKEPDGGDKQKKVAGNPHIELQFSDANAKFYCRIYYAEEFHRMREEIMESSEDDFVRSLSHCVNWQARGGKSGAVFYATEDDRFILKQMPRLEVQSFLDFAPHYFTYITGAVQQKRPTALAKILGVYRIGYKNSQNNTEKKLDLLVMENLFYGRKMAQVFDLKGSLRNRNVKTDSGKESCEVVLLDENLLRLVHDNPLYIRAHCKAILRAAIHSDAFFLTSHLIIDYSLLVGRDDTTDQLVVGIIDYIRTFTWDKKLEMVVKSTGILGGQGKLPTVVSPELYRARFCEAMDKYFLMVPDHWTGLGVNC encoded by the exons ATGGCTGCTGATGATaagtcctcctcttcctcctcctccacgctgGAGTGGAGCGCGGagccaccccccctgccccggaGCCCCTCCCACCTGACGCACTTCAAGCCCCTGACCCCCGAGCAGGACGAGCCCCCCCTCCGCTCGGCCTACAGCTCCTTCGTCAGCCTCTTCCGCTTCAGCAAAG ACGAGGGGCGCCCCCCCTCGGTGGCGGAGAAGGCGGAGGTGCCGGTGGCGTCtccacagagggaggggggcagctggTCCAGTCCGGCCCACGCTCTCCACGTCTCAGCCACGCACAGGAAGCAGCACCCCCCCGAACTGCTCCGGAGGACCTCCACTGCGTCAG aggGCCGTAGGAAGTCGGAAGCCCCCCTGGGGAGTCATGACCCCCGCACCGCCGTCCAGCTCCGCACCGCCCTCAAACGACTGAAGGAGATCATGGAGGGAAAGAGTCAG GACAGCGATCTGAAGCAGTACTGGATGCCGGACAGCCAGTGCAAGGAGTGCTACGACTGCAACGAGAAGTTCACCACCTTCCGCCGCCGCCACCACTGCCGGCTGTGCGGCCAGATCTTCTGCAGCCGCTGCTGCAGCCAGGAAATCCCCGGCAAGTTCATGGGCTACACGG gagaccTGCGGGCCTGCACGTACTGCAGGAAGATCGCTCTGAGCTACGCGCACTCGGCCGACTCGGGCTCCATCGGGGAGGATCTGAGCGCGCTCTCCGACTCGCCCTGCTCCGTCTGCGTGCTGGAGCCCAGCGAGCCCCGCACCCCCGTGGGGGGGCGCAAGGCCAGCCGAAACATCTTCCTGGAGGAGGACCTGGCCTGGCAGag AAAAACTCCCATTGGGATGAGAAAGAA TCTGATCCATCAGGAATCGCAAGGCAGTGGCATCAGCTCCAGACTGACTGCGGTGCCAGAAGATGTGGGCAAATCTCCAGCAAGGaagag GTCAGCCAGCATCACCAACCTCTCCCTGGACCGCTCTGGGTCCTCCATCGTCCCGTCCTACGACAGCTCCGTCAGCCCCCAGACCAGCCGGGCCCTGCCCAAAGCGGACCACAACGAGGAGGAGCGCAAGATCCTGCtg GATTCATCCCAGCTGAAGGACCTGTGGAAGAAGATCTGTCACAACAGCACAGGCATGGAGTTCCAGGACCATCGCTACTGGCTGCGCACCTACCCcaactgcattgtgggaaaggaGCTGGTCATCTGGCTGCTTCGCAACGGAACCATCTCCACGAG gcctCAGGCGGTGGCTATAGGACAGGCGTTGGTTGATGGACGCTGGCTGGACTGTGTCACTCACCATGACCAGATTTTCAGGGACGAGTACGCTCTCTATCGCCCTCTACAG AGCACGGAGTTCTCTGAGACCCCGTCTCCGGACAGCGACAGCGTTAACTCCCTGGAGGGACACTCCGAGCCGTCCTGGTTCAAGGACATAAAGTTTGACGACAGCGATCCAGAGCAGCTGGCGGATGAGTACCCCATGCCCA actccgcCAGCCCCAGTAAGAGAACCTCGGTCAGCAGCTTTCAGTCGGCGGTGGACAGCGATTCTGCCGCCTCCATCAACCTGAACGTGGAGCAGGACAACGTCAACTTCCACATCAAGAAGCACTCCAAGTACCCGCACGTGCCCCCGCACCCGGCCGAGCAGAAAG CGGAGCTCCTGGTGACAGAGGACGGAGGGCAGCAGATCGCCATCAGTGACGCGTTCATTAAAg AGTCCCTGTTCAACAGGCGGGTGGAGGAGAAGGCCAAAGAGATGCTGTTCACCCCGCTGGGCTGGCACCACAGCTCGCTCGACCAGCTGAGGGAGGAGAACGGGGAGAAGAAGGCCATGGAGAGGCTGCT CTCCGCCAACCACAGCCACATGATGGCGCTGTTGCAGCAGCTGCTGTACAGCGAGTCCCTCTCGCTGTCGTGGCGTGACATCATCGTGCCGGTGGTGCGGCAGGTGGTGCAGACGGTGCGGCCGGACGTGCGCAGCTGCGACGACGACATGGACATCCGCCAGTTCGTCCACATCAAGAAG aTCCCGGGCGGGAAGAAGTTTGACTCTGCTGTGGTGAACGGTTTTGTTTGCACCAAGAACATCGCCCATAAGAAG ATGAACTCCTACATCAAGAACCCCAAGATTCTGCTGCTGAAGTGCTCCATCGAGTACCTGTACAGGGAGGAGACCAAGTTCACCTGCATCGACCCCATCGTGCTGCAG GAGCGGGAGTTCCTGAAGAACTACGTGCAGCGCATCGCGGACGTGCGGCCCAACCTGGTGCTGGTGGAGAAGACCGTGTCGCGCATCGCCCAGGACATGCTGCTGGAGCACGGAATCACGCTGGTCATCAACGTCAAGCCC CAAGTGCTGGACAGAGTGAGCCGTATGACGCAGGGGGACCTGGTCATGTCCATGGACCAGCTGCTGACCAAACCCCGCCTCGGCACATGCCACAAGTTCTGCCTGCACTCCTTCCAGCTGGCCAACA ACGAGGCGAAGACGCTGATGTTCTTCGAgggctgccccgcccacctggGCTGCACGGTGAAGCTGCGGGGCGCGGCGGAGTACGAGCTGGCGCGGGTGAAGGAGATCATCGTGCTGATGATCTGCGTGGCGTACCACTCGCAGCTGGAGATCTCCTTCCTGATGGACGAGTTCGCCATGCCGCCCAGCCTGGCCAAGACCGGCTCCTTCCCCTGCCTGCTGGAGAGCGCCacgggcgaggaggaggaggaggaggaggaggacgaggaggacggAGGAGAGCGGGGCAGCATGGACGGCAGTGACCCATTCCAgtcgggggacgggggggcggggctcctgGAGCAGGACGGGCCCCCGGGGAAgccggcggcgggggcgggggcggagtcatCGCCCCGGGACGGCGGGAGCCCCAAGGGCATGGCGGCGGGCTCGGCCTCGTCCTTCACGGGgcccgagggggcggggccggacgTGCTCACCTCCACCCCGGTCTCctgccccccggccccgccccctcccgtgTCCCCGCCCTTCCTGATCCCGGACCtggaggcggaggcgggggcgATGGCGGGGGCGatggcggagggggcggggccaaaaCGGGCGCTGTCGCGGGGCGACTCGCGGGACAGCTCGGGCTCggagacgccgccgccgccccccgccccgcggcTCTTCCGCGACCCGCTGCAGGACGACACCGGCATGTTCGTGGCGGAGCAGGTGGCCTCGTCCGACGACCGGCTGAAGTCGCTCTCGGCGGCGTTTCGGCAGGAGCTGAAGGACATCATCCTCTGCATCTCTCCCTTCATCACCTTCAAGGAGCCCTTCCTGCTCACCCCGGCCGGGCTGCGCTGCCCCAGCCGCGACTACTTCCCCGAGCAGGTCTACCTGTCCCCGCTGCTCAGCAAGGACTTCCGCGAGCTCGACGGCCGCCGCAAGAGGCAGCTGCTCAAGGAGGCGGGGCCTCCCCCGGGGGGCGTGGCCAAcggcgtcgccgcggcgaccgcggcccccgccccccgctccaTCCGGGTGCTGCCGTCGCACCGGCTGACCAGCATGCGCATCGCCGAGCAGCTGGGCGGCAGCCAGGACCTGGCCCGCACCCTGGCCGACTTCCGGGCCCAGGGGGGCCGCATCCGCGCGCGGGACGCCGACCCCTTCGCCcaggccccggccccggcccgggaggccccgccccccagggcGCCGCCCGTCAAGGCCGACAGTGAGGAGGAGCGGGGCCCGCCCCAGAGCGACATGACCTGGGCCACCAAG ATGGACTGCCTGAACCCCATCAACCACCAGAGGCTCTGCGTGCTGTTCAGCAGCTCGTCTGCGCAGTCCAACAACTCGCCCAATCCCTGCGTCAGCCCctg GATTGTGACGATGGAATTCTACGGAAAGAATGATCTGACCCTCGGCATATTTTTAGAAAGATACTGTTTCAG GCCGTCCTACCAGTGCCCCAGCATGTTCTGCGAGACTCCCATGGTGCACCACATCCGCCGCTTCGTCCACGGCAACGGCTGCGTGCAGATCGTCCTGAAGGAGCTGGACTCCCCCGTGCCGGGGTACCAGCACACCATCCTCAACTACTCCTGGTGCCGCATCTGCaagcag GTGACGCCGGTCGTACCCCTGTCCAACGACTCCTGGTCCATGTCCTTCGCCAAGTACCTGGAGCTGCGGTTCTACGGGCACCAGTACACTCGCCGCGCCAACGCGGAGCCCTGCGGGCACTCCATCCACAAGGACTACCACCAGTACTTCTCCTACAACCAGATGGTGGCGTCCTTCAG CTACACCTCAGTGAGAATGCTGGAGATCTGCCTGCCCCCCCAAAAGATCTTCATCAGGAACCAGGGCCCCTCCAAGAACAGCCTGCTGCAGGACCTCAAGGACTTCACTCAGAA ggTGACGCAGGTGTACCTGGCCATCGACGACCGGCTCACCTCCCTGAAGACCGAAACCTTCAGCAAGACCCGCGAGGAGAAGATGGAGGACCTGTTTGCTCAGAAAGAC ATGGAGGAGGTGGAGCTGCGCAGCTGGATCGAGAAGCTGCAGGCGCGGCTGCTCTCCTGCGGGCTGGACACGCCGCAGCAGCTGCAGGCGGTGCTGGAGTCGGTGGTGATGAAGAAGCAGAGCCTGTGTGAAACGCTGCAGTCCTGGAACACCCG gctccaGGACCTGTTCCAGCAGGAGAAGGGCCGGAAACGTCTGTCTGTCCCGCCCAGCCCagggagacacagacagacggacgacAGCAAG ACGAGCGCTCTGGAGTCCTCCCCCCGAAACCCCTCCCCCGTGGTGCAGAACGGAGAGAAAG AGGATCGGTACCTGAGCACGCTGCCCTCAGGCTCGGGGTCGTCCTCGCTGCTGCAGCTGCCGTCGCCGGGGGAGGCGGGATCAGAACCGCTCTCCTGTGGACCGTCCTTCCCTGAGCAGGACTCCATCAGCATCCCAGAAg ACGTGTTTGACGGACATCTGCTGGGCTCCAATGACAGCCAGGTGAAGGAGAAGTCCACCATGAAAGCCATCCTGGCCAACctgttgcctggcaacagcTACAACCCCATCCCTTTCCCATT CGACCCGGACAAGCACTACCTGATGTATGAGCACGAGCGGGTTCCCATCgctgtgtgcgagagagagccCAGCTCCATCATCGCCTTCGCCCTCAG CTGTAAGGAGTACAAGGCGGCTCTGGAGGACCTTTCCAAGGTCACTGTGAAGACTGGAGCCGAGGAGACTGCACAGACCAACAG CGCGGGAGAGAACCGGGTGAAGAACAGCCCCGCCAAACCCAGCGAGGCGGCCACCCCCCTGGCGGGGCGGACCAGCATGGAGGCAGACCCTCTCA AAGAGCCAGACGGAGGTGACAAGCAGAAGAAGGTGGCAGGCAATCCTCACATTGAACTGC AGTTCTCCGACGCCAACGCCAAGTTCTACTGCCGGATCTACTACGCGGAGGAGTTCCACCGCATGCGCGAGGAGATCATGGAGAGCAGCGAGGACGACTTCGTGCGCTCGCTCTCGCACTGCGTCAACTGGCAGGCCCGCGGGGGGAAGTCCGGCGCCGTCTTCTACGCCACCGAAG ATGACCGGTTCATCCTGAAGCAGATGCCCAGGCTGGAGGTGCAGTCCTTCCTGGACTTCGCTCCGCACTACTTCACCTACATCACTGGAGCTGTGCAGCAGaag CGCCCCACCGCACTGGCTAAGATCCTGGGCGTGTACCGGATCGGCTACAAGAACTCTCAGAACAACACGGAGAAGAAGCTGGACCTGCTGGTGATGGAGAACCTGTTCTACGGACGCAAGATGGCGCAGGTGTTCGACCTGAAGGGGTCGCTGCGGAACCGCAACGTGAAGACGGACTCGGGCAAGGAGAGCTGCGAGGTGGTGCTGCTGGACGAGAACCTGCTGCGGCTGGTGCACGACAACCCGCTGTACATCCGCGCGCACTGCAAGGCCATCCTGCGCGCCGCCATCCACAGCGACGCCTTCTTCCTCACCTCCCACCTCATCATCGACTACTCGCTGCTGGTGGGCCGCGACGACACCACCGACCAGCTAGTGGTGGGCATCATCG ATTACATTCGGACCTTCACCTGGGACAAGAAACTGGAAATGGTGGTCAAATCCACTGGAATTCTGGGCGGCCAAG ggaAGTTGCCCACGGTGGTCTCCCCGGAGCTGTACCGGGCCCGGTTCTGCGAGGCCATGGATAAGTACTTCCTGATGGTGCCGGACCACTGGACCGGGTTGGGGGTGAACTGCTGA